CCGCATTGATTTCCGTGGTTGTTCTCCTCTAGCCTTCGTTTTCAGCCAAAATATATCGTCGGTAGACAATGTTTCGTTTATTGTATGGACGCCGGGCAGGAGAACAATTAAAATCGGAGTAACCTGTAGGAGGTCCTATGCTAAAAACGGTGCGGGCTTTTTTGGCCCTTATGCAAAATCAAAAAAAGGAAATTGTTTTTTCCGTTGTATTAAGTTTTATCGACGGCTTTTTTATTATGATACCTTTTATCATCGCCTTTAAAATCGTAAACGCCGTACCGTTTTTTAATCCCGCCGCTTCGGGAACGCTTGATGTCCGCACTATGTACCGGTACATCGGTATTATGGCGGCAGCGGTTTTTATCAGAATTGTACTGCGTTACTTTACGCTCTATTTCCGCGGCGGGGCAGGTTATAAGGCAATGTGCCGCGAGCGTAAAAACTTAGGGACACGATTACGCAAGGTATCGCTCGGCTTTCTCAATGAAAAAAACACGGGCGACTTGGTTTCGACCATTACCTCCGATGCGGCGTTTTTGGAAATTGAAGGCATGGTCGTTATCGAAAAAATCGCTGTGGGTATTCCTGTTTTTGCTATCGGACTTACTGTCTTGCTTGTCTTCGATTACCGCATCTTTTTGCTCACCGTTTTTTTGTTTATTCCGGTATGGTACATGTACAGAAAATTATCTACATTGCAAGACAAGTTAAAAATAAACCGGCAGGACTTTATCGGAAAAGTTACCGCCGATATTGTTGAATTTATCAACGGGATCCATGTGCTTAAAATATACAATATGGCGGAAAAGCGGTTTTCAAAAACGGCTGAAGCGGTAAAGAATTTACGGGATTTTTCCGTCCGCGCGGAACTCGCTCATATTCCTGTCGTCTCTCTTTTTCAGTTTTGCTTACGGCTTGTTACGGCGGGAATAGTTTTTTCTTCCGCCCTGCTTTTTTTACGGGGAACGCTTTCTTTTGCGCACATCTTTTTGTTGATGACCGCCTCTTTCGGTTTATTCAGCGGTATTGAAGCAATGGGGATTTTCAGTATCTTTTCTAAAATGACTCAGCAGTCAATCGACCGTATGAATGCCATCAAAGCAGTGCCGGAAATGCAAAACCTTTCAGGGAACCTGCTGCTCGATCCTCAAAAACCGCACGCCTTCGATATTCAATTTGAAGATGTTTCTTTTGCCTACGCCGAAAAAGAGGTGCTGCACAATATCAGCTTTTCAGTTCCCGAAAAAACGGTAACCGCTCTCGCAGGTCTTTCGGGAAGCGGTAAGACGACTATTGTGAATCTGCTTGCCCGTTTTTGGGATATACAGAAGGGGCGCATCAGTATCGGCGGTACCGATATTAAAGAACTCAATTACGAAAACCTTTTGCACAATATCAGCTTTGTGTTTCAGGATGTGTTTTTGTTTAACGACACGATATTGAATAATATCAAACTTGGCCGGGAAGACGCTTCTTTGGAGGAAGTGTATCAGGCGGCTGAGCGTGCGGGCTGCACCGATTTTATTCGTGCGGAGGGTTTCATACCTCGGCGCTTCTTGCGCCGTAACAAAGGGTATGAAACCCGACTGCAACCACCTTATAAGAACAACACCCCCCGACGCAGAGCATCGGGGGTGTTGATTATGCAAAGTGAAAAGGGCTACGATACGGTTATCGGAGAGGCGGGCTTGCGGCTTTCGGGCGGAGAAAAACAGCGCATTTCGATTGCCCGTGCCTTTCTTAAAAATGCTCCGATTGTGCTCTTGGACGAGGTAACCGCCAATGTCGATGCCGAAAACGAAGCCAAAATACAAGCAGCCTTACAGGAACTGCTCAAAGATAAAACCGTCATCATGATTGCCCACAAGCTGACAAGCCTCCGCAACGCCGACCAAATTCTGGTTCTCGAAAACGGGCACATTGTTCAGTGCGGCACACACGAGGAGCTGATAAAAGAAGAAGGCCTCTATAAAAAATTGTGGGAAGAATCCAAGAACTGACGGCCGTTCTTTGTTTGTAAGTAGGCCGGGAAACCTAACCTTTCACCTCTTTCTATATTCATTCGGAAGCATACCTGTGTGCTTTTCAAAGCAGGCGGAAAAATAGCTGGTGCTGCGGTAGCCGAGACTTTGGGCGATGTTTGCAACATACATATTAGTATTTAAAAGCAGGGAGCAGGCCTTTTCCATCTTCTTATTAACAAGATAATCGGTGAGCGGAAAGCCGGTAACGGCTTTAAAAACATATTTAAATTTTGAAGGGCTCATACACGACATTTTTGCAAGCGTTTCAAGCGGAAGTCTTTTGTGTAAGTTTTTATTTATGAACTCAATCGTTTGCATAATAGCTGCATGGTCGGCTGAAAAAACGGAGTGTTCCGCTTTTTGTATGTTTTCGGTTTTTCGTAAAAGAAGGGCTGCGATTTCGTCAACTTTGCTTTTAAAAAAAAGTTTTGCACTCGCTTCACTTCCCGAGAATTTCCGTATCTGATTCAATATAAAAGAAATTTCAGGAATATAGTTTTCTTTCGGCAAGAGAGAAATTTTTGTACAAAAATTTTCTTCAGTAATGCCGAAGGTGTTTTTTAAATATGCACCGTAATATTCGGGTTTTAATTGAAGCCCGATAATACATGCAGGGGTTTCCTTTTTTATAATATACTGAACCGTTTTAACATTAGTGTAATGCTGAATGTATTGCATTCCGGCATAAACCCTTCCTGCAGGATATTTTTTGTCAGAAGAAATAGAATCATATTGCTGAAGATAAATACCTTCATCCGATGGTACCGTGTATTTAAAATCATCATAGTAAAGATGATCGGCAATACAAATATGTGCATAAGAACCGACATCATAAATAGCCGAATATCCTCTTCCTATTTCGGACGAAAATGCATAGGTTTTAAAATGCGGATACGGATTATCTTTTTTTACAATATCCGAATTGGTATGATTTAAAAAAGCGTAATAACTTTTTTGCATAATTTAACACTCCAATCATTAGTATACAATAAAAATAAATTTTAAGCTATAGCTTACATTTTGCGTATTTTATATTTACCTTAGAATTCTCCAAGACATACACATTGTTCTATTTCTCCCTACTTTACACAAGCCCTTAAAAGTGCTAGGCTGTTCACCGTAAACTATAACATTTTTACAGGAGATATTATGGATTATCTTAAAAGATTTCAAAAATATATTTCGATGGACACTAAGTCCAACGAAGAAAATGAATGTTGTCCCAGTACTCCCGGACAGCTTGAACTGGGAAAATACCTTGTAAAAGAATTGACCGATATGGGCTTAAAGGCCGAGCAGGATGAGCACGGTTATGTTTATTCTGCCATTCCTGCAAACACCGATAAAAAGGTTCCCGCAATCGGTTTTATAGCCCACATGGACACGGCTCCCGATTTGGACGGCAAGTGCGTAAATCCGAAAGTTTTTGTGTACAAGGGCGGGGATATTAAACTCAACGATGAGTACACCATGACCGTCAAAGATTTTCCCTTCTTAAAAGAGCTTGAAGGTCAGGAGATTATTACAACTGATGGAACGACCCTTTTGGGTGCAGACGATAAGGCCGGTATTACAATTATCATGGGCGCTATAGAATATCTTTTGGCTCATCCCGAAATTAAACACGGCGAAATAAAAATCGGTTTTACTCCCGATGAAGAAATCGGAAGAGGAGCCGATCTTTTTGATGTAAAAAAATTCGGAGCGGACTTTGCCTACACCGTAGACGGCGGCCCCTTGGGTGAACTCGAATACGAAAACTTTAATGCCGCAAGCGTTAAAATAGAAATTCAAGGAAAGAATGTGCACCCGGGTTCTGCAAAGAATATGATGGTTAATTCTCTTTCTGCGGCAAGAGAATTGGAGAACATGCTTCCCGAAGAACAAAAGCCGGAATACACCGAAGGCTATGAAGGCTTTATTCATTTAACTTCCATTGAAGGAAGCGTTGATTTTACAAAGATGTCTTATATTATCCGAGATCACTTTATGGAAAGCTTCCTTCACAAAAAAGAACTTATGAAGGCTGCGGTCGATTTTTTAAATAAAAAATACGGCAACATAATCAAGATGGAAATAAAAGATTCCTATTACAATATGAAAGAAAAAATCGAACCGCACATGGAAATAATTGAGCTTGCAAAAAAATCTATGACTGATGTCGGTATTGAACCCCATATAGTTCCGGTCAGGGGAGGGACTGACGGAGCCCGCCTTTCTTTTATGGGGCTTCCCTGTCCGAACCTTTTTGCAGGCGGTTATAATTTTCACGGCCGCTTCGAGCTCATTCCCACAAAATCAATCGAAAAGGGAATTGAGCTTGTTGTAAAAATTGTCGAAAATAACGCCAAATAGTTCTTTTGCTTAAAAGTTTTAACGGAATGTTTAGCGTGGCAGGAGAAAAAAAACTCTTTTGATTCTTTCTGCCCCGTTAAATTTTAAAGCCTAATGTCTAATTCTGTTTCTTATCCTTGTCGAAGATATTTCCAAAATAATTGCCGTTCCGAAAATAAGATAGGATATAAAGCCGACTTCACTCATATTAAAGTTTAAGGAGCCTGCCATAAAAAGCTCGTAACCTATTCCGCCGGCTCCTGCCGCAGCTCCTACAGCAACCGCATTTCCGAAGTTAATTTCAAATCTGAAAAAGCTCCACGAGATTAGATTGTTTATCGAAGCTGGGAGAACTGCCTGACTTATAATTTCGATATAGCTTGCCCCGCAGGCTTTTAAGGCCTCAATCGTTTTTTTGTCTATGCCGTCAAAGCTTTCCGAAAAGCCTTTTACGAGATAGGCTGTGCTGTGGAAGCTCATACCGAGGACGGCGGCCTCTGCTCCTATGTTTGCAACTACCGAAAATATTAAAACCCAAATAATTGTCGGCACTGAGCGGATAAGGGACATTGCCGTTCTTATAATTTTTACAAGATACTTGTTTGAAAGATTTTCCGAGGCGGCTATCCCTAAAAAGAAAGCAAGCACTACTCCGAACACGGTAGTTAAAAGGGCAAGGCTTAAACTTACCAAAAGAGAAAAAAATATTTCCGCATAAGAATATTTTTGCGACAGCTTTGGGCAAAAAAATAAATCCTTTGAATATTCCGTAAATTGCAAAAAAGCCTTTTGAATTCCATAGTCGGGTTTTTCCATTTGAAATAAGCTTATAATTGTAAGGCCGGATAAAAAAATAAGAACAAATAAAATTAATACTCTTTGCTTTGAGAATCTTCTTATTTTTATTTTTTTAATTTTGTTTGCTTGCTCAATCATAAAAGAATCCGCCTTATTTTATTTGAAAGAATATCGATGAGTAAAACTATGATTACAAGGCATAAAATAATTAAGCCTGCACTATTATAACGGAAACTTTTAAAATAAAGGTTAAATAAAAAACCTATTCCGGTTCCTGTTAGAATTCCTATTAGAGCGGAGTCCCTTACATTTGTTTCAACCGTGTATAAGAGCCATGAAACAAGTCCGGGTGCTATGCTTGGGAATACGGCATTAAAGAGGGCCGGAAAATACGGAACACCCGCAGCCCGTAGCGCCGTAAAAGATTCTTCGCTTGTTTCTTCTATCATCTCCTTAAAAGCTCTTACCAGATGACCCAAGGTAATTATAAAGAGGGCTAAAAAACCGGTAAAATTATTTTGTTTAAACGAAAACAATAAAAGCATTGCCCAAGCTACCAGCGGAATGTTTCTTAAAAACGATGCTGTCATGGTAAGGATTATTTTAAAGGGCTTATTTATTCCTGTGGTTTGAGAGCCGAGGAGGGCTAATATAAGGGCAAAAAAGGCCGCAGAGGTAGTTGCCGATGCCGCTATTACACAGGTTTCGCCCAAGGTTTTTATTATAATAGGAATATGTTTTAAACTTTCGTTGTCGGGTATAAAGTTTTTTATAAGCCAAGCTATTGCAAGGGGAAATTTAAAAATTGCTTTAAGGTCTTTAAAGCCGGTTATATTTGATGCAAAATAATATATTAAAACAAGACTTAAAAGAATAATAATTGCCTTTAGTTTTTTCTTCGCAAAAAAGATTTGTCTTTTTTCCCAAGAGTATGAAGTTTCTTTTTTATGATAATGTCTTTTCTTTTTTTTGTCCTCAGAGTAAATTTTTAAATCGAACTTCATAGAACTTTTTCTCCGCTGTCCATAGAAACGCTTGCAAAAATTTCTTTGTGCAAGACTTCATCGTTTAAGGAATCGGGGATTCCGTCAAAAACTATTTTCCCGTTATTGAGAGCGATGATTCTATCGGCATATTTTTTTGCTGCTTCCATTTGGTGTAAACTTATAAGGCAGGCAATGTTTTTGTTTACTGCGAATTCTTTGATATAATTTAAAACCGTTTCTGCCGACTGCGGGTCAAGGGAGGCTATGGGCTCATCGCATAATAAAAGGCTGGGGTTTTGCATTAAGGCTCTTGCAATTCCTATTCTTTGTTTTTGACCGCCGCTTAATTCGCTGCATCTTTGAAAGGCAAATTCTTCCATGCTTACGGTTTGTAAAAGAGCAAAGGCTTTTTCTTTTTCTTCTTCGGTATAAAGGCCTAGGGCTCCGCGGTAAGAAGGAATTGAGCCGAGGCAGCCGTGCAAAACATTTTCGACGGCATTAAGACGCTCGACCAGATTATAATTTTGAAAAATCATTCCTATCTTTGAGCGGTATTGTCTTAATTTTTTTCCTTTAAGCTTGTTTATTTTTTCTCCTAAAAAAATAACTTCTCCTTCATCCGGCTCAACCAAGCGGTTTATACATCTAAGCATTGTAGATTTTCCGGCTCCCGACAGGCCTATTATTGCAAGGATTTCTCCTTCTTCTATTTTAAAAGAAATGCTTTGTAAGGCCCTTCGTCCCGAAGGATAAGTTTTTGAAATATTTTTAAGTTCAAGAATCACAAGGCTTCCCTCCAAAAAATTAAAGACTCTTCCTAAAATTTTTAGAAAGAGTCTCAGGTTAGCAAATATAAAAAAGATTAGCACATTGTGGCATACATAACAGCCTTGATTGTATGCATGCGGTTTTCGGCTTCATCAAAAACAACTGATTTATGAGATTCAAAAACCTCGTTTGTAACTTCCATTTCGGGAAGACCGAACTTTTTGTGAATCTCCTGACCCTTAGTTGTCTTTAGGTCATGGAAGGAGGGGAGGCAGTGCAAGAAGATTGCATCCTTGTCTGCATTGTCCATAGCGGCCTTGTTTACCTGATAGGGCTTTAAGAGCTTAATGCGTTCTTCCCATACGCTGTCGGGTTCTCCCATAGATACCCAAATGTCGGTATAAAGAACATGAGCGCCCTTTGTGCCTTCGTTTACATTTTCGGTAAGGGTTACGCTTCCGCCTGTTTGGGCTGCGATTTTCTTTGCTTCGGCTACCAAGTCTTCAGTGGGGAAGAGGTGCTTGGGCGAACATGCTGTAAAGTGCATTCCCATTTTTACGCAGGCTATCATGAGGGAGTTGGCTACATTGTTTCGGGCATCTCCCATGTATGTAAATTTAAGCCCCTTCAAATAGCCGAAGTTTTCTTCGATTGTAAGAAGGTCTGCGAGCATTTGAGTCGGGTGGAAAAGGTCGGTTAATCCGTTCCATACGGGAACACCGGAATATTCGGCCAATGTTTCTACAAGCTCTTGGCTGAAGCCTCTGTACTCGATACCGTCATACATTCTTCCTAAAACACGGGCTGTGTCTTCGA
The DNA window shown above is from Treponema denticola and carries:
- the phnC gene encoding phosphonate ABC transporter ATP-binding protein encodes the protein MILELKNISKTYPSGRRALQSISFKIEEGEILAIIGLSGAGKSTMLRCINRLVEPDEGEVIFLGEKINKLKGKKLRQYRSKIGMIFQNYNLVERLNAVENVLHGCLGSIPSYRGALGLYTEEEKEKAFALLQTVSMEEFAFQRCSELSGGQKQRIGIARALMQNPSLLLCDEPIASLDPQSAETVLNYIKEFAVNKNIACLISLHQMEAAKKYADRIIALNNGKIVFDGIPDSLNDEVLHKEIFASVSMDSGEKVL
- a CDS encoding helix-turn-helix domain-containing protein — its product is MQKSYYAFLNHTNSDIVKKDNPYPHFKTYAFSSEIGRGYSAIYDVGSYAHICIADHLYYDDFKYTVPSDEGIYLQQYDSISSDKKYPAGRVYAGMQYIQHYTNVKTVQYIIKKETPACIIGLQLKPEYYGAYLKNTFGITEENFCTKISLLPKENYIPEISFILNQIRKFSGSEASAKLFFKSKVDEIAALLLRKTENIQKAEHSVFSADHAAIMQTIEFINKNLHKRLPLETLAKMSCMSPSKFKYVFKAVTGFPLTDYLVNKKMEKACSLLLNTNMYVANIAQSLGYRSTSYFSACFEKHTGMLPNEYRKR
- the argF gene encoding ornithine carbamoyltransferase: MLKEIRGKSAKNLRGRSFLKLLDFTTDEIRYLLNLSKNFKDMKRAGIPHRYLEGKNIVLLFEKTSTRTRCSFEVAGYDLGMGVTYLDPNSSQMGHKESIEDTARVLGRMYDGIEYRGFSQELVETLAEYSGVPVWNGLTDLFHPTQMLADLLTIEENFGYLKGLKFTYMGDARNNVANSLMIACVKMGMHFTACSPKHLFPTEDLVAEAKKIAAQTGGSVTLTENVNEGTKGAHVLYTDIWVSMGEPDSVWEERIKLLKPYQVNKAAMDNADKDAIFLHCLPSFHDLKTTKGQEIHKKFGLPEMEVTNEVFESHKSVVFDEAENRMHTIKAVMYATMC
- a CDS encoding PhnE/PtxC family ABC transporter permease, with the protein product MIEQANKIKKIKIRRFSKQRVLILFVLIFLSGLTIISLFQMEKPDYGIQKAFLQFTEYSKDLFFCPKLSQKYSYAEIFFSLLVSLSLALLTTVFGVVLAFFLGIAASENLSNKYLVKIIRTAMSLIRSVPTIIWVLIFSVVANIGAEAAVLGMSFHSTAYLVKGFSESFDGIDKKTIEALKACGASYIEIISQAVLPASINNLISWSFFRFEINFGNAVAVGAAAGAGGIGYELFMAGSLNFNMSEVGFISYLIFGTAIILEISSTRIRNRIRH
- a CDS encoding ABC transporter permease subunit, which produces MKFDLKIYSEDKKKKRHYHKKETSYSWEKRQIFFAKKKLKAIIILLSLVLIYYFASNITGFKDLKAIFKFPLAIAWLIKNFIPDNESLKHIPIIIKTLGETCVIAASATTSAAFFALILALLGSQTTGINKPFKIILTMTASFLRNIPLVAWAMLLLFSFKQNNFTGFLALFIITLGHLVRAFKEMIEETSEESFTALRAAGVPYFPALFNAVFPSIAPGLVSWLLYTVETNVRDSALIGILTGTGIGFLFNLYFKSFRYNSAGLIILCLVIIVLLIDILSNKIRRILL
- the pepT gene encoding peptidase T translates to MDYLKRFQKYISMDTKSNEENECCPSTPGQLELGKYLVKELTDMGLKAEQDEHGYVYSAIPANTDKKVPAIGFIAHMDTAPDLDGKCVNPKVFVYKGGDIKLNDEYTMTVKDFPFLKELEGQEIITTDGTTLLGADDKAGITIIMGAIEYLLAHPEIKHGEIKIGFTPDEEIGRGADLFDVKKFGADFAYTVDGGPLGELEYENFNAASVKIEIQGKNVHPGSAKNMMVNSLSAARELENMLPEEQKPEYTEGYEGFIHLTSIEGSVDFTKMSYIIRDHFMESFLHKKELMKAAVDFLNKKYGNIIKMEIKDSYYNMKEKIEPHMEIIELAKKSMTDVGIEPHIVPVRGGTDGARLSFMGLPCPNLFAGGYNFHGRFELIPTKSIEKGIELVVKIVENNAK
- a CDS encoding ABC transporter ATP-binding protein, which gives rise to MLKTVRAFLALMQNQKKEIVFSVVLSFIDGFFIMIPFIIAFKIVNAVPFFNPAASGTLDVRTMYRYIGIMAAAVFIRIVLRYFTLYFRGGAGYKAMCRERKNLGTRLRKVSLGFLNEKNTGDLVSTITSDAAFLEIEGMVVIEKIAVGIPVFAIGLTVLLVFDYRIFLLTVFLFIPVWYMYRKLSTLQDKLKINRQDFIGKVTADIVEFINGIHVLKIYNMAEKRFSKTAEAVKNLRDFSVRAELAHIPVVSLFQFCLRLVTAGIVFSSALLFLRGTLSFAHIFLLMTASFGLFSGIEAMGIFSIFSKMTQQSIDRMNAIKAVPEMQNLSGNLLLDPQKPHAFDIQFEDVSFAYAEKEVLHNISFSVPEKTVTALAGLSGSGKTTIVNLLARFWDIQKGRISIGGTDIKELNYENLLHNISFVFQDVFLFNDTILNNIKLGREDASLEEVYQAAERAGCTDFIRAEGFIPRRFLRRNKGYETRLQPPYKNNTPRRRASGVLIMQSEKGYDTVIGEAGLRLSGGEKQRISIARAFLKNAPIVLLDEVTANVDAENEAKIQAALQELLKDKTVIMIAHKLTSLRNADQILVLENGHIVQCGTHEELIKEEGLYKKLWEESKN